CAATAGTTCAATATCCTTACGTGTCTGTTCCATACCATTGGCCGTTAACATTTCAACTCGTCTAGTTGATTTTAGTAGGTCACTGCAACACACTGAATGGTTTCCTACTCCTACAAAATACACTCAAAATGAACTAAAAAACTAGCCTCTCTGAGTGGGAGCTTATTATCTCATTATACATGTTAGGGAGCAACCAGTTAACTCCAAAGGGAAGGGGGGAAggtcagattatttttttctctcgcaaGGTCATCTTTTATAAGTGCActtcctggatttttttttttatacatgtatcaaaatgtTAGTTCTGTATTATCCAATACACATGAAGACAAATGATATATCGACAGGGGCGAAGTTTTTACAAGGATAGGTGTCCTGCACAAAATGGTCAAGTCCCATAACTCCATCAAATATTGTTATTTATCAAAATAGTGGTATTGAAGTGGTATTGGCTGGGTCTCCGCGGAGAAGTATACATAATGTCAGTGTTAATTTTATGGATGGACAGAAAGGTGAAGTAGGAGACAATAAATATTAATAACTATAATTTCTTCTCAATTTTTCTACTAATCCTATGTTTATTTTTACCTTGAGAATATCCAGCCCAGTATGCAGCTGTGGATGCTACCAGGATACAAATTATTTCAACAATCATAATTATGAGACCATCTGTCTTTTCTAACTTAGGTTGTCTGACTGTAACTTCTGGTGTTCTCTGTAACTGTGTGTCATCTTCTTCATCTggaaataattattaaataatggTTTAATAACAAAATCTCAATACATTGAATAATCCAAAGATATCTAATGTTAATGTCACAGAATGAATTtgtcatttaaggtggtacctaacactaaagggagataactcttttaaattttaatcccATTGTATTGTTTAATGAAATATAAAGCTCTCggtgatcaaaattagtgtttgtcaaactgctatctatccaaccattttttttccaataatGTGCCTGGTTcaagttttatgaaatttttatatttttgtaaaagggtcaaagtaaatattttgtcaaaattttatgaaaattaaacgagctgaattaattttagtcaaggtgtttggtaccaccttaactatAATGATGCAAAAAAATTATTCTTACTGCGAAAAACAGTTTCTTGTATTAAGTCATCACCATTTTCCATATACCGGTGTCCAGACCTATGTACTAGACCCTCAGTATCTCTCTCTAACAGGGTAAATGTATCATCTTCATTAGCACTGTCTGTTTGATCACTTTGGGGATCACTCTGACCTTCAGCCTCTATCTCATTTCTAGCCTCATTTTCATTATCTTCATGATCCATCAATGAAAAATTTGAACTTTGTAAACTATTTGTTTCTTGACTTCTGTCACTTCTTGTATCAGTTTCTCCAGCATCTTCTTCTGTATGTTTTTCACTATTTTCTTTTCTTCCcatattttcctttttctttaattttgaagtcTGAGCAGCTTTCTCCTGAGTCTGATATATGAGCCACTAAATGTAACACTTCCGGAATACTCTCATCTGATGAACTATGACCAGAGGTACTGGGGAATGATATGTCATCTTTGATATCAGAGTTGACAGATGAAGCAGGTTCATTATTTTCTACCTCACTTCCAGAATTAGAACCCTTTCTTTCCATTTCAAAAGTGATTGGTTTTATTTCATCACCTTCACTTTTTTTGCTTTCTGTATTATTCAAAAGTTTCTGGCTTCCTTCTGCACCATCAGTAGTAGAAGCCATCTTTCCTTGTATGGCTGTGAGTGGTACAGTAGAACCTTTCTCCTGATTAGTAACCTCTCCTTGTATGGCTGCACATGGTACAGTAGAACCTTTCTTCTGCTTAGTAACCTCTCCTTGTATGGCTGCACATGGTACAGTGGAACCTTTCTCATGTTTAGTAACCTCTCCTTGTATGGCTGCACATGGTACAGTGGAACCTTTCTCATGTTTAGTAACCTCTCCTTGTATGGCTGCACATGGTACAGTGGAACCTTTCTCATGTTTAGTAACCTCTCCTTGTATGGCTGCACATGGTACAGTGGAACCTTTCtcatgtttattaacatttttagCTGATTCATCCTTATCATCCGAGTCAGATTCAGTCAGCAGGTCTGGAATAAACaacaatacaataattacaattaCATCAATTGTTGAAATTGTTGAGCTTTAGTAATAGCAATCAACCGTGTACAGGACAAGGAATAATCTATCATTTGTCTAAGTGACGAGGGAATGATAAAAAATTCTGTGTGCACTGAAGAACTTAACGAAATAGCGATCAGtcttattataacatgtatataagcTTTAAGGACAATgaagaattttaaaatttaaatgtttatcaaCATATTTACATCCAGCTTTTTAACATTTGGACTGTAAAATCCagtatcaaataaaaatagaggaatattataaaagatttaaatcaCTATTAACATTAATCCCTTAAAGCTACAACCATGTTTAGTTGGAAC
This window of the Mytilus edulis unplaced genomic scaffold, xbMytEdul2.2 SCAFFOLD_1390, whole genome shotgun sequence genome carries:
- the LOC139507137 gene encoding uncharacterized protein isoform X1; this translates as MTTEESSNSSDWALVTNEGEIESEDDACSESSIELLTSEDEGDSSSQRSSDTGTDPSRPFFVLRLRSKDLLTESDSDDKDESAKNVTKHEKGSTVPCAAIQGEVTKHEKGSTVPCAAIQGEVTKQKKGSTVPCAAIQGEVTNQEKGSTVPLTAIQGKMASTTDGAEGSQKLLNNTESKKSEGDEIKPITFEMERKGSNSGSEVENNEPASSVNSDIKDDISFPSTSGHSSSDESIPEVLHLVAHISDSGESCSDFKIKEKGKYGKKRK
- the LOC139507137 gene encoding uncharacterized protein isoform X2, producing MTTEESSNSSDWALVTNEGEIESEDDACSESSIELLTSEDEGDSSSQRSSDTGTDPSRPFFVLRLRSKDLLTESDSDDKDESAKNVTKHEKGSTVPCAAIQGEVTKQKKGSTVPCAAIQGEVTNQEKGSTVPLTAIQGKMASTTDGAEGSQKLLNNTESKKSEGDEIKPITFEMERKGSNSGSEVENNEPASSVNSDIKDDISFPSTSGHSSSDESIPEVLHLVAHISDSGESCSDFKIKEKGKYGKKRK
- the LOC139507137 gene encoding uncharacterized protein isoform X3 produces the protein MTTEESSNSSDWALVTNEGEIESEDDACSESSIELLTSEDEGDSSSQRSSDTGTDPSRPFFVLRLRSKDLLTESDSDDKDESAKNVNKHEKGSTVPCAAIQGEVTKHEKGSTVPCAAIQGEMASTTDGAEGSQKLLNNTESKKSEGDEIKPITFEMERKGSNSGSEVENNEPASSVNSDIKDDISFPSTSGHSSSDESIPEVLHLVAHISDSGESCSDFKIKEKGKYGKKRK